One Spea bombifrons isolate aSpeBom1 chromosome 1, aSpeBom1.2.pri, whole genome shotgun sequence DNA window includes the following coding sequences:
- the APEX1 gene encoding DNA-(apurinic or apyrimidinic site) endonuclease, which produces MPKRGKKGDVKSEAAEPEVDREEPEVKKGKKGAGKEAEPAILYEDAPDKLTTADDKKYTLKISSWNVDGIRAWVKKQGLTWVREEDPHILCLQETKCAEKVLPAEVKDMPEYPHKYWACSDDKEGYSGVAMLCKDKPLNVTYGIGIEEHDKEGRVITAEFDSFYAIAAYVPNSSRGLVRLDYRQRWDVDFRAYLKGLDSKKPLILCGDLNVAHQEIDLKNPKTNKKTPGFTPQERQGFTELLAEGFLDSFRELYPDTPHAYTFWTYMMNARAKNVGWRLDYFVLSKALRPALCDSKIRSKAMGSDHCPITLYMAV; this is translated from the exons ATGCCTAAACGTGGAAAGAAGGGCGATGTGAAAAGTGAGGCTGCTGAACCTGAGGTGGACAGAGAAG AACCAGAAGTGAAGAAAGGCAAAAAAGGAGCAGGGAAGGAAGCAGAGCCAGCAATTTTGTATGAAGATGCTCCTGACAAGCTGACCACAGCTGATGACAAGAAGTACACTTTAAAGATCAGCTCTTGGAATGTGGATGGAATTAGGGCCTGGGTCAAAAAGCAGGGACTAACT tGGGTGAGGGAAGAGGACCCTCATATCCTGTGCCTCCAGGAGACAAAATGTGCAGAGAAAGTCCTGCCTGCAGAAGTCAAAGATATGCCTGAGTATCCTCATAAGTACTGGGCCTGCTCTGATGATAAGGAGGGGTACAGTGGGGTTGCCATGCTCTGTAAAGACAAACCTTTGAATGTCACTTATGGGATTG GAATTGAAGAGCATGATAAGGAAGGTCGAGTAATTACTGCTGAATTCGATTCCTTTTATGCAATTGCTGCTTATGTGCCCAACTCAAGCCGTGGCCTCGTGCGTCTTGATTACCGCCAGCGTTGGGATGTGGACTTCCGAGCATACCTTAAAGGCCTGGATAGCAAGAAACCACTCATACTATGTGGGGATCTGAATGTTGCGCACCAGGAAATCGATTTGAAGAACCCCAAGACCAACAAGAAGACACCAGGTTTCACCCCTCAGGAACGCCAAGGCTTTACTGAGCTTCTGGCAGAGGGCTTCCTGGACAGCTTCCGGGAGCTGTACCCTGATACGCCTCATGCGTATACCTTTTGGACCTATATGATGAATGCACGGGCCAAGAATGTTGGTTGGAGGCTGGATTACTTTGTGTTGTCGAAAGCTCTGCGACCTGCTTTGTGTGATAGCAAGATCAGGAGCAAAGCTATGGGGAGTGACCACTGCCCTATAACTCTCTATATGGCTGTATAA